A section of the Clostridium felsineum DSM 794 genome encodes:
- a CDS encoding sigma-70 family RNA polymerase sigma factor — translation MDKEKLKEVIEKAKAGDKKAKNIIINDNMKYIKIIANKFRLKNRNLSLDDLIQDGVIAVIKAINSYDINKYVKFNTYVYNFVTLSIISNIKKKYMTVKLPQGIHVPVDIFSLDENINEIEILLDKIKYEENKFDYIDDYIKWEQILKNKLTTLEKKIILKTYFENKTVEITSNELNINKRKVSILKHRAIKKIKKCGNHLEEEF, via the coding sequence ATGGATAAAGAAAAATTAAAAGAGGTGATTGAGAAGGCAAAAGCAGGAGATAAGAAAGCCAAAAATATTATTATAAATGATAATATGAAATACATAAAAATCATAGCGAATAAGTTTCGTTTGAAAAATAGGAATTTATCACTGGATGATTTAATTCAAGATGGAGTAATAGCAGTTATTAAAGCTATAAATTCTTATGATATAAATAAATATGTAAAGTTCAATACATATGTTTATAATTTTGTAACTCTAAGTATCATAAGCAATATAAAAAAGAAATACATGACTGTAAAATTACCCCAGGGTATTCATGTTCCTGTTGATATTTTTTCACTGGATGAAAATATTAATGAAATTGAAATTTTATTAGATAAAATTAAGTACGAAGAAAATAAATTTGATTATATAGATGACTATATAAAGTGGGAACAGATATTAAAAAATAAGCTTACAACCTTAGAAAAAAAGATTATATTAAAAACTTATTTTGAGAATAAAACAGTTGAGATTACATCAAATGAATTAAATATAAATAAGAGAAAGGTATCTATATTGAAGCATAGGGCTATTAAGAAAATTAAAAAGTGTGGAAATCATTTAGAGGAGGAATTTTAA
- a CDS encoding PrgI family protein, with protein MRYFKVPFNINEEDKIIGGYISLRQFGWIILSVFLIAILFLANRSYMTVTRSLGHSPNITLHPINLTIRLVVAFAIVIFSALCAFYKVEDTYNFDKYLIKMLKFKMRNKMFKFRK; from the coding sequence ATGAGGTACTTTAAAGTCCCATTCAACATAAATGAAGAAGACAAAATTATAGGTGGATATATTTCTTTAAGGCAGTTTGGTTGGATAATACTTTCTGTCTTTTTAATTGCAATTTTATTTTTAGCAAATAGAAGTTATATGACAGTTACAAGAAGCCTAGGTCATTCGCCTAATATAACACTGCATCCAATTAATTTAACCATAAGATTAGTAGTAGCGTTTGCAATTGTTATATTTTCAGCCCTATGTGCTTTTTATAAAGTAGAGGATACTTACAATTTTGATAAATACCTTATAAAAATGCTTAAGTTCAAAATGAGAAATAAAATGTTTAAATTTAGAAAATAG
- a CDS encoding VirB4 family type IV secretion system protein — MLKSKKNKNKDKKDSQSDFFKKGTINIMDIISPDGIIEGKDYIYLGPGRYSRVYAIIGFPRNMTVGYLNELFQIGDIDITTYIENIPDGSVIRKLTGKYSQYMSNINLQLKHGYSMDYGMKLAAEDLDETRAQIQTNTERMFYVQPIVFLWGKNLNELEEKSEKFDTICARKSLVSKCLVGDQLKGFLTGVPNLNMQYSEGLRNMVTGSVACLVPVGNTELCHKNGIFYGENMFTKSPIVYNEFIGAPTLTNPHTFVSGTTGAGKSVFLKLKAARSAAAGRWTVVLDPQEEYRPLIDKLGGQYIQLKPGVKSGINPFEIEVEEDENGKKKIDIYGKRSEIIEMISIFSEKFRNGNPLQGEEITAVDESVAKLYENLGITEAPKSLYEEKTYEKEGKFYTGNIKKDLPTLSDLRNMLIERNKTIGSQGVKELIEVMKMITGDGPMAMFDCKSTINFNSKIIAISYKHLTDEFTKFYAMINSLSWIWTTFSNYKYKDIEKEVIVDEGHLFAKFERSLHFLELIARLGRKLKIALTLATQFMQDFIGSKETEAIIHLCGTKILLKQEEAIAKKVCEFLGLSARCRQLMTTFISGQAILLSEQELVLMHVKPFEFEWDMVKTS, encoded by the coding sequence TTGTTGAAATCGAAGAAGAATAAAAATAAAGATAAAAAAGATAGTCAGAGTGATTTCTTTAAAAAAGGAACTATAAATATTATGGATATTATATCGCCTGATGGAATTATTGAAGGAAAGGATTATATTTATCTAGGTCCAGGAAGATACTCAAGAGTTTACGCCATAATAGGTTTTCCAAGAAATATGACAGTAGGCTATTTAAATGAATTATTTCAAATTGGAGATATTGATATTACAACCTATATTGAAAACATACCAGATGGATCTGTAATAAGAAAACTTACTGGAAAGTATAGTCAGTATATGAGTAATATAAATCTTCAATTAAAACATGGATACTCTATGGATTATGGAATGAAACTGGCGGCAGAAGATTTGGATGAAACAAGAGCACAAATACAGACTAATACAGAAAGAATGTTTTATGTACAGCCTATAGTATTTTTGTGGGGAAAAAATCTAAATGAACTAGAAGAAAAGTCTGAAAAATTCGATACAATTTGTGCAAGAAAATCGCTTGTTAGTAAATGTCTTGTGGGAGATCAACTTAAAGGCTTCTTAACAGGAGTACCTAACCTTAATATGCAGTATTCAGAAGGACTTAGAAATATGGTAACTGGTTCTGTTGCCTGTTTAGTTCCAGTTGGAAATACTGAGCTTTGTCATAAAAATGGAATATTCTATGGTGAAAATATGTTTACTAAATCGCCGATAGTATATAACGAATTTATAGGAGCACCAACCTTAACAAATCCCCACACCTTTGTAAGTGGAACTACAGGCGCAGGAAAATCTGTCTTTTTAAAGCTCAAAGCAGCACGTTCAGCAGCTGCCGGAAGATGGACAGTCGTACTCGATCCACAGGAGGAGTACCGCCCTCTTATAGATAAATTAGGAGGACAGTATATACAGCTTAAACCAGGGGTTAAATCTGGTATAAATCCTTTTGAAATAGAGGTTGAGGAAGATGAAAATGGAAAGAAGAAGATTGATATATATGGAAAACGTTCAGAAATAATAGAAATGATTTCAATATTTTCAGAGAAGTTTAGAAATGGAAATCCACTTCAAGGTGAGGAAATAACAGCAGTAGATGAAAGTGTAGCAAAACTTTATGAAAACTTAGGAATTACAGAAGCGCCTAAAAGTCTTTATGAAGAGAAAACCTATGAAAAGGAAGGTAAGTTTTATACAGGAAACATTAAAAAGGATTTACCAACATTAAGTGATTTAAGAAATATGCTTATTGAAAGAAATAAAACTATAGGCTCACAAGGAGTAAAAGAACTTATAGAGGTTATGAAAATGATAACTGGTGATGGTCCTATGGCAATGTTTGATTGCAAATCTACTATAAATTTTAACAGCAAAATAATTGCTATAAGTTACAAGCATTTAACTGATGAATTTACAAAATTTTATGCTATGATAAACAGCCTGTCATGGATATGGACAACCTTTTCTAACTACAAATACAAGGATATTGAAAAGGAAGTTATAGTTGATGAAGGACATTTATTTGCAAAGTTTGAAAGGTCACTTCATTTTTTAGAGCTTATAGCTAGATTAGGAAGAAAACTTAAAATAGCTCTTACTTTAGCTACTCAGTTTATGCAGGATTTTATAGGTAGTAAAGAGACAGAGGCGATTATACATCTGTGTGGTACAAAAATACTTTTAAAACAAGAAGAAGCTATTGCTAAAAAGGTTTGTGAGTTTTTAGGTCTATCTGCTAGGTGTAGGCAACTTATGACTACCTTTATTTCGGGACAAGCAATACTGCTTTCAGAGCAAGAACTTGTACTTATGCACGTTAAACCCTTTGAGTTTGAATGGGATATGGTGAAAACTTCATAG
- a CDS encoding 3D domain-containing protein, producing MKNNNGLGGMFKNMAKKKGKTVLKGLIKKIMFPWGLIFLSFLFIVIFAISVAKTGFMGDQTISDNFNTYQNKELQEYLSKKVKDANGPMDDMYGMAKKVALTEGNVEGFISLAEMEKGQDIDKIVSKNGQTGLAGAEDIIYEYAELLKPDFNYRDDYIVTTVNINTKDSTGKNDNAAPQITKEKVKLLTSADALKGKVDITYKVQSETKTETKTRTYQKPKDNQPITNDPNKKPEMETVTETTTTTTKVDTPVIDKVTESGKDMERLKSIIKKEFSNEDTEDKLKMAAHFVIEGASNDYDTKSQNGDWMNKDPNEDSIVNDILEAGADGGFEGQIPLFRQTDARWANVLYGQGDVATSGCGPTSFAMIISGLGGNLGSWDKNKDGILDPGEAAEYSIASGYNSSSGEGTSWALFDSGSTSRFGINSSGEIESSNYSYIYDQLKNGNPVVASMHAGHFTKGGHFIVLTGIDSDGQVLINDPNPATGINKFPMEGIASEANVFWAFNNPNIKYESFICTAYGGVHDAMEGSGTTADGTNLDGKDFTSRVIAVDPSVIKLGTRVYLQFPDNKRYQTKNGQRYDLNGWYTAHDTGGAIKGNHIDLFMGFGGAEDTARCDDFGTVNIKVRR from the coding sequence GTGAAAAATAATAATGGATTAGGCGGTATGTTTAAGAATATGGCTAAAAAGAAAGGTAAAACAGTTCTCAAGGGTTTAATAAAAAAAATAATGTTCCCTTGGGGACTTATTTTTTTATCTTTTTTATTTATTGTGATATTTGCTATATCTGTAGCCAAAACTGGCTTTATGGGTGATCAGACAATAAGTGATAACTTTAATACTTATCAAAACAAAGAGCTTCAGGAGTACTTGTCTAAAAAAGTTAAAGATGCAAATGGTCCGATGGATGATATGTATGGTATGGCAAAAAAGGTGGCGCTTACAGAGGGAAATGTTGAAGGTTTTATATCACTTGCAGAAATGGAAAAAGGGCAAGACATAGATAAGATAGTATCAAAGAATGGACAAACAGGGCTTGCAGGTGCCGAGGATATTATATATGAATATGCAGAGCTTTTAAAGCCAGATTTTAATTATAGGGATGATTATATAGTTACAACGGTTAATATCAACACAAAAGATTCAACAGGTAAAAACGATAATGCAGCACCACAGATTACAAAAGAAAAGGTAAAGCTTTTAACAAGTGCTGATGCACTTAAAGGAAAAGTGGATATAACATATAAAGTTCAATCAGAGACTAAGACAGAAACAAAAACTAGAACATATCAAAAGCCTAAAGATAATCAGCCAATAACTAATGATCCAAATAAAAAACCTGAAATGGAAACAGTAACAGAGACTACGACTACAACAACAAAGGTTGATACTCCAGTGATTGATAAGGTAACTGAAAGTGGAAAGGATATGGAAAGATTAAAAAGTATAATCAAGAAGGAATTTTCAAATGAAGATACTGAGGATAAGCTTAAAATGGCTGCACATTTTGTTATAGAAGGTGCTAGTAATGATTACGATACAAAGAGTCAAAATGGAGATTGGATGAACAAAGACCCTAATGAGGACAGTATAGTAAATGATATATTAGAAGCTGGAGCAGATGGAGGTTTTGAGGGACAAATACCGCTTTTTAGACAGACTGATGCAAGGTGGGCAAATGTACTTTATGGACAGGGAGATGTAGCAACAAGTGGATGTGGTCCAACAAGTTTTGCAATGATAATTTCAGGACTTGGTGGAAATTTAGGATCATGGGATAAAAATAAGGATGGCATATTAGATCCAGGGGAAGCAGCAGAGTATTCAATAGCTTCTGGATACAATAGTTCTAGTGGAGAAGGTACTTCATGGGCGTTATTTGATAGTGGTTCCACTTCAAGATTTGGAATTAATAGTTCAGGTGAAATAGAGTCATCAAACTATAGTTATATATATGACCAACTTAAAAACGGTAATCCAGTAGTTGCAAGTATGCACGCTGGGCATTTTACTAAAGGTGGACATTTTATTGTACTAACTGGAATCGATTCAGATGGACAAGTGCTCATAAATGATCCTAACCCGGCTACAGGTATAAATAAATTTCCAATGGAAGGAATAGCATCAGAAGCCAATGTTTTTTGGGCATTTAACAATCCTAATATAAAGTATGAAAGTTTTATATGTACAGCCTACGGTGGAGTTCATGATGCTATGGAAGGAAGCGGAACTACAGCAGACGGAACAAATCTTGATGGAAAGGATTTTACAAGTAGGGTAATTGCAGTTGATCCAAGTGTAATAAAACTTGGAACTAGGGTGTATCTTCAATTTCCTGATAATAAGAGGTATCAAACTAAAAACGGACAAAGGTATGATTTAAATGGTTGGTATACAGCACATGATACAGGTGGAGCAATAAAAGGTAATCATATAGATTTGTTCATGGGTTTTGGAGGAGCTGAGGATACTGCAAGATGTGATGATTTTGGAACTGTAAATATAAAGGTTAGAAGGTAG
- a CDS encoding MinD/ParA family ATP-binding protein: MRVAIATGMTELDEKICSNFKENEDIQITVVNYREFFDKEKFDVAVVSKRLMGDMNLEQLFFLLKSKNTRIIYLTSSDDVLGVKRCFKYSNDILFDPVEPQDVIKLILKPNSFSDITDIYLKYSNMELKEGETGTPVKIIKEGSNTQTRIVEKIVEKPVKVTETVYKTKILKKKVITCYTTDNALLTADLITQLSVLLSKKTNQKILILDFNTLFPVMDNFLGVTREVDIESKYDVEKSTSLTLMYNAIERNNLNESNFAKFVKKTKYKNLDLATGNYNLMLFEKTPNDYFSKIVNIASRIYDTILINTNPDISLASTFESIKIATDNILIVKPNYTSIRNTLLLVDSLKTIVNKEKLKFVISEISSSSLDSETIEKLFEGCNIIGYLKKDTRKEEALNKQKPFIDSIALKKSDIKPYINILEKFDYIPQSRFFDKVFFKKEVL; the protein is encoded by the coding sequence ATGAGAGTGGCAATAGCAACAGGAATGACCGAGCTTGATGAAAAGATATGCAGCAACTTTAAAGAAAATGAAGATATACAAATAACAGTGGTAAATTATCGAGAATTCTTTGATAAGGAAAAATTTGATGTTGCAGTTGTATCTAAGCGACTTATGGGAGATATGAATTTAGAACAGTTATTCTTCTTACTGAAATCTAAAAATACTAGAATAATATACTTAACAAGCAGTGATGATGTGTTAGGTGTTAAAAGATGTTTTAAGTATTCCAATGACATACTGTTTGATCCTGTGGAACCCCAAGATGTAATTAAATTAATTTTAAAACCAAATTCATTTTCAGACATTACAGATATTTACTTGAAATATAGCAACATGGAACTTAAAGAGGGTGAGACAGGAACACCAGTTAAGATTATAAAAGAAGGCAGCAACACGCAAACTAGGATTGTAGAAAAAATAGTTGAAAAGCCAGTTAAAGTTACAGAGACAGTATATAAGACTAAAATTTTAAAAAAGAAGGTAATTACTTGCTATACTACAGACAACGCACTTTTGACAGCAGATTTAATTACACAACTTTCTGTGCTTTTATCAAAGAAAACAAATCAAAAGATATTGATTTTAGATTTTAATACATTATTCCCTGTTATGGATAATTTTCTTGGAGTGACTAGGGAAGTAGACATTGAAAGTAAATATGATGTGGAAAAAAGTACAAGTCTTACTTTAATGTATAATGCCATAGAAAGGAATAATTTAAACGAGAGTAATTTTGCTAAGTTTGTTAAAAAGACAAAATATAAAAATTTAGATTTGGCAACAGGAAACTATAATCTAATGTTGTTTGAAAAAACACCTAATGATTATTTTTCAAAAATAGTTAACATAGCAAGTAGGATTTATGACACTATACTTATAAATACAAATCCAGATATAAGTTTGGCAAGTACTTTTGAATCAATAAAAATTGCAACGGATAATATACTTATTGTTAAGCCTAATTATACAAGTATAAGAAACACTCTTCTTTTAGTGGATAGTCTAAAAACTATAGTAAATAAAGAAAAATTAAAGTTTGTTATTTCTGAAATTTCAAGTAGTAGTTTAGATAGTGAGACCATTGAAAAACTCTTTGAGGGATGTAACATAATAGGATATCTTAAAAAAGATACTAGAAAAGAAGAAGCCTTAAATAAGCAAAAACCTTTTATAGATAGTATTGCTTTAAAGAAGAGTGATATAAAACCTTATATAAATATTTTAGAAAAATTTGATTATATTCCTCAAAGTAGATTTTTCGATAAGGTATTTTTCAAAAAAGAGGTGTTATAG
- a CDS encoding ATPase, T2SS/T4P/T4SS family has translation MGKVNLVEELNYKDKKDINRKKVGKAGSELITLVDSIIKEFTEKRPYLINDTENGKIPEQSLKNEILNYVDERGIEISETNRNNLIKSVKDYLFGYYVIQDLIDNEEISDVRVLSYDNIWIKIKGKRMPAKVKFPSKKSFDIFSNYIVIKLGGVLDKKNALQVLSDSTEKFLLRISVSSSFVNSVDNAYISIRKLPKKKLFLEDLMIKKGMFNNSIYDYLVEQINVGANILLCGKGGSGKTTLINAMLEKVPYDRSGLIIQEVKELFASKHPNMMSQKEITEYTLNGFTRFAMTEDLDMIIIGEIKGKESLSLSKVIGTGHIGWASVHSNSSKEAVEKMVDYMLEGNPNLSRYAILKLLSAIDIIIFMKDFKVNEITEVSGFDENNKELDFNSVFKFNKGSFEKLNDSCEKVQRKIQYYDYFNGGDK, from the coding sequence ATGGGAAAAGTAAACCTAGTAGAAGAGCTTAACTATAAAGACAAAAAAGACATAAATAGAAAAAAGGTGGGAAAAGCAGGGAGTGAACTAATAACTCTAGTGGACAGCATAATAAAGGAGTTTACAGAGAAAAGACCTTATTTAATAAATGATACAGAGAATGGTAAGATTCCAGAGCAATCTCTCAAAAATGAAATACTAAATTATGTAGATGAAAGAGGAATTGAAATAAGCGAAACAAATAGAAACAATTTAATAAAGAGTGTTAAAGATTATTTGTTTGGGTATTATGTAATTCAAGACTTAATTGATAATGAAGAAATTTCAGATGTAAGGGTGCTTTCTTATGATAATATTTGGATAAAAATAAAAGGAAAAAGAATGCCTGCAAAGGTTAAATTTCCTTCAAAAAAATCTTTTGATATATTTTCAAATTACATTGTTATAAAGCTTGGTGGTGTTTTAGATAAAAAGAATGCACTTCAAGTTCTATCAGACAGTACGGAAAAATTTCTTCTAAGAATAAGTGTAAGTTCATCTTTTGTAAATTCTGTTGATAATGCTTATATATCAATAAGAAAACTTCCTAAAAAAAAATTATTTCTTGAAGATTTAATGATTAAGAAAGGTATGTTTAATAACAGTATATATGATTATCTTGTTGAGCAAATAAATGTAGGAGCCAATATACTTTTGTGTGGAAAAGGTGGAAGTGGAAAGACTACTCTCATAAATGCAATGTTAGAAAAAGTTCCATATGATAGATCTGGGCTTATAATACAAGAAGTGAAGGAGTTATTTGCAAGTAAGCATCCTAACATGATGTCACAAAAAGAAATAACTGAATATACTTTAAATGGATTTACGAGATTTGCAATGACTGAAGATTTAGACATGATAATAATAGGAGAGATAAAAGGTAAAGAATCTTTAAGTCTTTCTAAGGTAATTGGCACAGGACATATTGGTTGGGCTTCTGTACATTCCAATAGCTCAAAAGAAGCTGTTGAAAAAATGGTTGATTATATGTTGGAAGGAAATCCTAATTTGAGCAGATATGCTATATTAAAATTACTTTCAGCAATAGACATTATAATATTTATGAAAGATTTTAAAGTTAATGAAATAACGGAGGTTTCGGGCTTTGATGAGAATAATAAGGAGCTTGATTTTAACTCTGTATTTAAATTTAATAAGGGAAGTTTTGAAAAGTTAAATGACAGCTGCGAAAAAGTACAGAGAAAAATACAATATTATGATTATTTTAATGGCGGTGATAAATGA
- a CDS encoding type II secretion system F family protein translates to MMIIALHLILFLVVIVVSYGITKLFINKNKINKVLSYLDKKYRERLLDKKVDEAYRKKKKNIFGKLDSLIYMSGIRKYFKYMNSELFVVGVFIISFLFSAFIFKLYESWIFTVEAFLAIPLIFYGILKQMIQINFDRIDNSIMFFISSLKSNANIENNIVFMMKETTKKLKEPIRTYNDDFIRDIRFGIPIEKAFENYINKVENIRLKNILKNLYICSINNANYSKLLDKTRVVVRNYYEGKEKRKKKVRSAQISIMAIVGVSLVILHSLSGITSNFYALLTRTTAGQILVGYMICVVLIAIYKCITLKEFNY, encoded by the coding sequence ATGATGATTATTGCCTTACATTTAATTTTATTTTTAGTTGTTATTGTTGTATCTTATGGTATTACAAAGCTTTTTATAAATAAAAATAAAATAAATAAGGTACTGTCCTATTTGGATAAAAAGTACAGAGAAAGGTTGTTAGATAAAAAGGTAGATGAAGCATACAGAAAGAAGAAAAAGAATATCTTTGGAAAATTAGATTCACTAATATATATGTCAGGCATAAGAAAATACTTTAAATATATGAACTCCGAGTTATTTGTCGTAGGAGTTTTTATTATATCCTTCTTATTTTCAGCTTTTATTTTTAAACTATATGAAAGTTGGATATTTACTGTTGAGGCATTTTTAGCAATACCTCTTATTTTTTATGGGATTTTAAAACAAATGATCCAAATAAATTTTGATAGAATTGATAATAGCATAATGTTTTTCATAAGTTCATTAAAAAGTAATGCTAATATAGAAAACAATATTGTTTTCATGATGAAAGAAACAACTAAAAAACTTAAGGAACCAATCAGAACATACAATGATGATTTTATAAGAGATATACGATTTGGAATTCCTATAGAAAAAGCCTTTGAAAATTATATAAACAAAGTTGAAAATATAAGACTTAAGAATATACTTAAAAACTTATATATATGTTCCATAAACAATGCTAATTATTCAAAGCTCCTTGATAAAACTAGGGTAGTGGTTAGAAATTATTATGAGGGAAAAGAGAAGAGGAAGAAAAAAGTTAGGTCAGCACAAATAAGTATTATGGCAATAGTAGGGGTAAGTTTAGTAATATTACATTCCCTCTCTGGAATTACAAGTAACTTTTATGCTCTTTTGACAAGAACAACAGCAGGACAAATTCTTGTTGGATATATGATATGTGTAGTTCTGATAGCAATATACAAATGTATAACTCTTAAAGAGTTTAATTATTAG
- a CDS encoding type II secretion system F family protein, with amino-acid sequence MEYVVLNTALLICMLIIAYYIRRTVKFRFSKQYRNIKKSNEGNKKDNVSLVKYFNIHKIERKLIICGNPLKLTVNRYILLKILLAVIFLITGFSYMGINPVGFTVALITAILGFFSVDIVNYLSNEDDKNKIRMDLADVYDLISLQTVAGVNLGHALLGAHAVCKSKRFKKSLIRLAAKINLSKNIEMALNEFNNEYDMHEIDSFVALMKESLSSGLKEEAIDDQSSALKAVNSFYTSSETEKIDMYILIISMLLLGGIIAIVYYAIGVNLMQSAHKIFS; translated from the coding sequence ATGGAATATGTTGTTTTGAATACTGCACTTCTTATATGTATGCTTATAATTGCATACTACATCAGGAGGACAGTTAAGTTTCGATTTAGTAAACAATACAGAAATATTAAAAAAAGTAATGAAGGAAACAAGAAGGATAATGTTTCACTGGTTAAATATTTTAATATACACAAAATAGAAAGGAAACTTATTATATGCGGTAATCCGCTAAAATTAACGGTTAATAGATATATACTACTAAAAATTTTATTAGCAGTTATTTTTTTAATAACAGGATTTAGTTATATGGGTATTAATCCAGTTGGATTTACTGTAGCCTTAATAACAGCTATATTAGGTTTTTTTTCAGTAGATATAGTAAATTATTTGAGTAATGAGGATGATAAAAATAAAATAAGGATGGATTTAGCAGATGTTTATGATCTTATAAGTTTACAAACAGTTGCAGGAGTAAATCTTGGGCATGCATTATTGGGGGCACATGCAGTTTGTAAAAGTAAAAGATTCAAGAAAAGTCTTATAAGATTGGCGGCTAAAATAAACTTATCTAAAAATATTGAAATGGCACTTAATGAATTTAATAATGAGTATGATATGCATGAGATAGATTCTTTTGTTGCACTTATGAAGGAAAGCTTATCAAGTGGTTTAAAAGAAGAAGCAATAGACGATCAAAGTTCAGCCTTGAAAGCTGTAAACTCTTTTTATACATCTAGTGAGACGGAAAAAATAGATATGTATATTTTAATTATATCCATGCTACTTTTAGGAGGAATTATTGCAATTGTTTACTATGCTATAGGTGTTAACTTAATGCAAAGTGCTCATAAGATTTTTAGTTAA
- the cpaB gene encoding Flp pilus assembly protein CpaB, with amino-acid sequence MHFRVKTLIGTVFIATALFGTLIYIEDKAVNKIPKTEVLVATKDINQGNLIKESDFKKVQYSSSDVNDNDIKNFDDIKDKYALSNLYKGETINKNRIADKDDNSKIFLKKNEKEISIPINKINGDVFAGTLRKGDVVDIAHTVNNNTQGVENQAQIDGRHVKILGAVDSQGKFLNDNDKNVVAASILIAGSEDEFIKISGHLSSGYFTIAKSSIAK; translated from the coding sequence GTGCATTTTAGAGTTAAAACACTTATAGGAACTGTTTTTATTGCAACTGCTTTGTTCGGAACACTAATTTATATAGAAGATAAAGCTGTGAATAAAATACCAAAAACAGAAGTTTTAGTTGCAACAAAGGATATAAATCAAGGTAATTTAATTAAAGAAAGTGATTTTAAAAAGGTTCAATATAGTTCTAGTGATGTTAATGATAATGATATTAAGAACTTTGATGACATAAAAGATAAGTATGCTTTATCCAATTTATATAAAGGTGAAACTATTAATAAGAATAGAATAGCAGATAAAGATGATAATTCAAAAATATTTTTGAAGAAAAACGAAAAGGAAATTTCGATACCTATTAATAAAATAAATGGCGATGTTTTTGCAGGAACTCTTAGAAAAGGAGATGTAGTAGATATAGCACATACTGTAAATAACAATACTCAAGGAGTAGAAAATCAAGCACAAATAGACGGAAGACATGTAAAGATTTTAGGTGCGGTTGATTCGCAAGGTAAATTTTTAAATGATAATGACAAAAATGTTGTTGCAGCATCAATATTGATCGCTGGATCAGAAGATGAATTTATAAAGATATCAGGTCACCTATCTTCTGGTTATTTTACAATAGCAAAATCTTCAATAGCAAAATAA